The sequence AGCGCCAGTGGCGCTCCCAAAGCGCTCAGGGCGCGAGCAACTCGCTCACGCCATACAGGCCCATGAGGCTTTCCAGCCGCCGCGGCCAGTTGCTCACCTGCAGCGTCTTGCCCTGCGCCCGCAGCTGGCGGCGCAGCTCGAGCAGCACGGCCACGGCCGATGAGTCAAACACGCGCAGCGAAGCCGCATCGAGCATCACCACCGGGCCGACCTGCTGGGACAGCGCGTGCTGGAGCTCCACCAGGGTCTTGCCGGCGTCGGCCAGCGTGACCTCTGCCGGCAGAGCCGCCGCAAAGGCCACAGGGTCAGCGACCATGGACAGGGCAGACGTCACGGATCAGCTGGTCTTGGCGACGTTGGACTTGTTGCGCTGGACCAGCGACGCGATCAGGCCATCGATGCCCTTGGCGTTGATTTCCTGCGCGAACTGGGTGCGGTAGGTTTCCACCAGCCAGACACCAAGCACGTTGATGTCATAGATCTTCCAGCCGGTGGCCGTTTTTTCCATGCGGTAGTCGAGCTGGATCGGATCGCCCTTGCCACGCACTTCGGAGCGCACCACCACCTCGGTGTCTTCGGGCTTGGAGCGCATGGGCTTGAAGGTCACGGTCTGGTCTTTCACCTCACCGAGCGCACCCGAGTAGGTTCGCACGAGCAGGATCTTGAACTCGTCCTGCAGCTGCTTTTGCTGCTCGGGTGTGGCCTGGCGCCAGAAGCGACCGACCGCCGAGGACGTCATGCGCGTGAAGTTCACGCTGGGCAGGATCTTGGAATCCACCAGCGCCACGATGCGGTTCACATCGCCAGCCTGGATGGCGGGATCGGCCTTCACCGAGGCCAGCACGTCGCTGGAAATGCGCTTGACCAAGGCATCGGGTGCCTCTTCCTGCGCCAGAGCGGGCAGAGACATCACACCAGCGGCGGTGATCACGAGGGCGGAGAGCCAGGAGCGGCGTTTCATCATGGTTGTTTTCCTTTGGAGGCCAAGGGCCCGACTGCAGAAAATGCAGCGTAGTGCATCAGAGGGGCAGAAATATGAAGCAGTTCCACTGCATTCGTTGCGAGACGTATCGGCGCCTCACTCGCCCTCACTCCCCATCATCCAGGCCGATACCCTTGTCAATCATGTCATCGATCTGACTTTGGCGGCGGTTGAGGTAGAGATCGCGTGTGAAGCTGTATTTGTCGAGTGCGGCCTCTTCCAGCAGCGAACTGGCGCGCAGCAGGCCTGCGCGGGTGTCGACCACGCGCAGCGCGGTGAGCGAATTGCGCGCCGACACGTCGTTCATGCCGGAGACCGGATCCACGCTCATGTCGACCACCAGGCCGGTGCCGTCACGCACGGACGAAGGTCCGAAGATCGGCAGCACGAGGTAGGCGCCGGAAGGCGCACCCCAGCGGCCCAGGGTCTGACCAAAGTCCAGACGGGTGCGGGGAATGCCCATTTCGGTCGCGATGTCCAGCACGCCGGCCAGGCCGAACACGCTGTTCACGCTGAAGCGCATGAGGTTTTCGGTGGCTTCGCGCGGGCGCAGTTGCAGACCCGCATTGGCCGCCGACCACAGGTCGCCCAGGTTGTTGAAGAAGTTGTTCACGCCCGTCTGCACCGGGCTGGGGGTGACGTCTTTGTAGACCGTGGCCACCGGTTTGAGCACCGCCGTGTCCACGGCGTCGTTGAAGCGGTACACACCGCGGTTGAACGGCTCCAGCGGATCTTGCGGGTTGGCATCGGGGCCCGTGGCACAACCGGTGAGCACCGCCAGGGCCAGGGCGCTGGCCAGCAGAGCCGGGGACCGGCCGGTGTGCTTGAGTTTGTTTTTCATCATGGAACCCCCTGGGCGCTGCGCCCGAATCGTTGTTGCGTCGTTGTTGCTTCAGCAGGCTGCATTCTTGTCAGGTTGCGGCGTCTTGTCCGCAAGCGCCGCCAAAAGCCCTGCTGGGCTTACTCGGCGGGCTTGGCGTCGCCGCTGTTGGCCGCGCTGTTGAAGAGAAACTGGCTGATCAGGTTCTCCAGGATCACCGCCGACTGCGTCTGCGTGATCACGGCGCCCGCGGCGATGTTCTCGGTATCACCACCGGGCTCGATGCCGATGTACTGCTCGCCCAGCAGCCCGTTCGTGAGGATCTTCAGCGAGCTGTCCTTGGGAAACTTGTATCTGGATTCGAGTGCCAGGGTGATGTGGGCCTGGAAAGTGGTGTCGTCGAACGTGATCGACTCAACCCGCCCGACCACCACACCCGCGCTGCGCACTGCGGCCTTGGGCTTGACGCCGCCGGCGTTGTCGAAGCGGCCCACCACCTGGTAGGTCTTCTCGAAGTTCAGGCTCAGCAGGTTGGCCGACTGCAGGGCCAGGAACAGGATGGCCACTGCGCCGATCAGCACGAACAGGCCGACCCAGATGTCGTTTTTGGAAGTTTGCATGTTGGTCTCCGGATGACGCTCAGATGCTGAACATCGTGGCGGTGAGGATGAAATCGAGCGCCAGCACGGCCAGCGAGGCCACCACCACGGTGCGGGTGGTCGCGCGCGACACGCCCTCGGGCGTGGGGTGGGCGCTGAAGCCCTGGAGCAAGGCCACGAAGGTCACGGCAAAACCGAACACCACGCTCTTGATGACGCCGTTGCCCACATCGGCCCACACGTCCACCCCGCCCTGCATCTGGCTCCAGAAGGCGCCACCGTCCAGACCCAGCATGAGCACGCCCACCACCCAGCCGCCGACGACGCCAACCGCGCTGAAGATGCCGGCCAACAAGGGCATGACGATCACACCGGCCCAGAAGCGCGGGGCGAGCACGCGGCGCACCGGGTCCACCGCCATCATTTCCATGGCACTGAGCTGTTCGCCGGCTTTCATGAGGCCGATCTCGGCGGTGAGCGAGGTGCCGGCGCGTCCGGCAAACAGCAACGCGGTGATCACAGGCCCGAGTTCACGCACCAGCGAGAGCGTGACCAGCAGGCCCAGCGCTTCGGTGGCACCGTAGATGCGCAGCGTGTAGTAGCCCTGCAGGCCAAGCACGAAGCCGACAAACAGGCCCGAGACACCGATCAGGGCCAGCGAGTGGTTGCCCAGAAAGTGGATCTGGTCGCGCAGCAGCGCCGGGCGGCGCAGGGCCGCGCCCAGCAGCAGCAGCAGTCGGGCGAGCAGGCGCGTGGATGTGCCGATGTCGGTGATCTGGTGGCGCACCGCGAAGCCCAGGCGGGCGATCCACGCCACGGTCATGCCGCCTCCTTGTGGCCGTTGCCGAAGTCGTCTTCGAGGCTGGGGCCGGGGTGGTGAAAGCGCACCGGGCCGTCGGGCAAGGCGTTGACGAACTGTTTGACCAGCGGGTCCTCGCTGTGGCGCACTTCCTCAGGGGTGCCCTGGGCGGCAATCTTCCCGTTGGCCAGCACGATCACCTGGTCGGCGATGTGGAAGGTCTCATCCAGATCGTGCGAGACCACGATGCTGGTCAGGCCCATGGCATCGTTGAGCTGGCGGATGAGCCGGGCGGCGGTGCCCAGCGAAATCGGGTCCAGACCGGCGAAGGGCTCGTCGTACATCACGAGCTCGGGGTCGAGCGCGATGGCCCGGGCCAGCGCCACGCGGCGAGCCATGCCGCCGGACAGTTCGCTCGGCATCAGGTCGCGCGCACCGCGCAGACCCACCGCGTTGAGCTTCATGAGCACGATGTCGCGCACCAGTGCTTCGGGCAGCTTCGTGTGTTCGTGCAGTGGAAAGGCGACGTTGTCGAACACGCTCATGTCGGTGAACAGTGCGCCGAACTGGAACAGCATGCCCATGCGCCGGCGCGCGGCGTACAGGGCTTCGGCCCGCATCACCGTGATGTCCTGTCCATCAAAGAGCGTCTGCCCTTTTTGCGCACGGAGCTGCCCGCCAATGAGGCGCAACACCGTGGTTTTGCCGCCGCCGGACGCACCCATGAGCGCCGTGACCTTGCCGCGGGGCACGGTCAGCGTGATGTTGTCGAGGATGGCGCGCTCCCCGTACCCGAAGGTGAGGTTGCGCAGTTCGACCAGAGGAGGTGCGTTGTCGGTGGGCATCAAACAAAAACCGGGCAATCGATGCCCGGCCTTTTGAATGATACGGGATTTGGGGTAAACCCCGAGGCTCGCTTTGTTTCGTTTGTTTTCAGCGCGGCAGATCAGAAAAACCCATCAGGAATTCGTCGACCGAGCGTGCGGCCTGGCGGCCCTCGCGGATCGCCCAGACCACCAGGCTCTGACCACGGCGCATGTCGCCGGCGGCAAACACCTTGGGCACGTTGGTGGCGTAGCCGCCGGTGAACTCGGTGCTGGCCTTGGCGTTGCCACGGGCGTCTTTGTCCACGCCGAAGCCGTCCAGGATGCTGGCCACCGGGTTCACAAAGCCCATGGCCAGCAGCACCAGGTCGGCCTTGTACTCTTTTTCAGTGCCGGGAATCTCGACCAGCTTGCCGTCTTTCATTTCGACGTGCACGGTGGTCAGGCCGGTGACCTTGCCCTTTTCGCCCTTGAAGGCCTTGGTGGAAATGGCGAACTCGCGCTGGAGGATGCCCTTCTCGGCACTTTCGTCGTGGCTGGAGCTGGTGCGCAGCTTGAGCGGCCAGTAAGGCCACACCAGGGGCTTGTCTTCCTGCTCGGGCGGCTGGGGCATCACCTCGAACTGGGTCACGCTCACGGCGCCGTGGCGCGTGCTGGTGCCCACGCAGTCGGACCCGGTGTCGCCACCACCGATCACGATCACGTGTTTGCCGTCGGCGCGCAACTGGCCCTTGAGCTTGTCACCCGCGTTGACCTTGTTTTGCTGCGGCAGGAATTCCATGGCGAAGTGCACGCCATCGAGGTCGCGGCCGGGGACCGGCAGGTCACGGCTCTGTTCGGAACCGCCCGTGAGCAGCACGGCATCGAAGTCCTTCTGCAGCTGCTCGGGCGTGATCGTCTCCTGCGCCCAGTTGGTCACCTTGGTGTCCTTGGGCAGGGTGCCGACCATGACGCCGGTGCGGAACACCACGCCTTCGGCCTCCATCTGCGCGACGCGGCGGTCGATGTGGGTCTTCTCCATCTTGAAGTCGGGAATGCCGTAGCGCAGCAGGCCACCCACGCGGTCGTTCTTCTCGAACAGGGTCACGTCGTGGCCGGCGCGCGCGAGCTGCTGGGCAGCGGCCATACCGGCCGGGCCGGAACCGACCACGGCCACCTTCTTGCCGGTCTTGTGGCGCGGCGGTTGCGGCTGCACCCAGCCTTCGGCCCAGGCGCGGTCGATGATGGCGTGCTCGATCGACTTGATGCCCACGGGATCGTCGTTCACGTTGAGCGTGCAGGCGGCCTCGCACGGTGCGGGGCAGATGCGGCCGGTGAACTCGGGGAAGTTGTTGGTGCTGTGCAGCACGGTGATCGCGTTCTTCCAGTCGCCCTGGTACACGAGGTCGTTGAAGTCCGGAATGATGTTGTTGACCGGGCAGCCGCTGTTGCAGAACGGCGTGCCGCAGTCCATGCAGCGCGCGGCCTGCACCTTGGACTGCTGGTCATCCAGCGCAACGACGAATTCCTTGTAGTGCTTCAGGCGCTCGGGCACGGGCTTGTAGCCCTCTTCCAGACGCTCGTATTCCATGAAGCCGGTGACTTTTCCCATGATGCGTGTCCTTCGATTGCGTTGGCTTATTTGGCGGCGACGGTGGCTTTTTTCGCCGTGGCCTGGGCCTTGGTGGTCACCTCAGCAGCGTTCTTTCGGGCGTGGATTTCACCCAGCGCGCGCTTGTACTCGTTCGGGAAGACCTTCACGAACTTCTCGCGCGACTGCGCCCAGGTGTCCAGCAGTTCGCGCGCGCGCTTGCTGCCGGTCCAGCGGTTGTGCTCTTCGAGCAGCTTCTTCAACTGCGCTTCGTCGCTCTGACCGCGGTGCCAGATCGCCTTGTCCATGGTGGCTTCCTGCTCTTTGGCAGACAGCACTTTCTCCATGCTGACCATGGCGGTGTTGCAGCGTTTGGCGAACTGACCGTCTTCGTCGTACACATAGGCCACGCCGCCGCTCATGCCGGCGGCGAAATTGCGCCCGGTCTTGCCCAGCACCACCACGGTGCCGCCGGTCATGTATTCACAACCGTGGTCGCCCGTGCCTTCGACCACCGCCGTGGCACCGGAGAGGCGTACCGCGAAGCGCTCGCCGGCCACACCACTGAAGAAGGCTTCACCGGTGGTGGCGCCGTACATCACGGTGTTGCCAACGATGATGTTGCGCGCGGCTTCGCCACGGAAGTCGATGCTCGGGCGCACCACCACGCGGCCACCGGAGAGGCCTTTGCCGGTGTAGTCGTTGGCATCACCGATCAAATACAGCGTGATGCCCTTGGCCAGGAAAGCGCCGAACGACTGGCCGCCTGTGCCCTCGAGCTGGATGCGGATGGAATCGTCCGGCAGCCCCTCGGGGTGCACCTTGGTCACCGCGCCCGAGAGCATGGCGCCCACCGAGCGGTTGACGTTGCGCGCCACCTCGATGAACTGGACACGCTCGCCTTTGTCGATGGCCGCGCGCGATTTGGCGATCAGGATGTTGTCCAGCGCCTTGTCCAGACCGTGTTCCTGCTCCTGCGTGTGCAGGCGCGGCACGTCGGCCGGCACGTTGGGCAGGGCCAGCAGGCGGCTGAAGTCAAGGCCGCGCGCTTTCCAGTGTTCGACGCCCTGCTTCATGTCGAGCAGGTCGGCGCGGCCGATCAGGTCGTCGAACTTCCGGATGCCCAGCTGCGCCATGATCTGGCGCACTTCTTCGGCGATGAAGAAGAAGTAGTTCACCACGTGCTCGGGCTTGCCGCTGAATTTCTTGCGCAGCGCCGGATCTTGCGTGGCCACCCCCACCGGGCAGGTGTTGAGGTGGCACTTGCGCATCATGATGCAGCCCTCGACCACCAGCGGTGCGGTGGCGAAGCCGAATTCGTCGGCGCCCAGCAGCGCGCCGATGGCGACGTCGCGACCGGTCTTCATCTGGCCGTCGGCCTGCACACGGATGCGGCTGCGCAGGCGGTTGAGCACCAGCGTTTGCTGCGTTTCGGCCAGACCGATTTCCCACGGGCTGCCGGCGTGCTTGATGGACGACCAGGGCGAAGCGCCGGTGCCACCGTCGTGGCCGGCGATCACCACGTGGTCGGCCTTGCACTTGGCCACGCCCGCGGCGATGGTGCCCACACCGATTTCAGAGACCAGCTTGACGCTGATGCTGGAATGCGGCGCCACGTTCTTCAGGTCGTGAATCAGCTGCGCCAGGTCTTCGATGGAGTAGATGTCGTGGTGCGGCGGCGGGCTGATGAGGCCCACGCCCGGCACGCTGTGGCGCAGCTTGCCGATGTAGTCGCTCACCTTGCCGCCGGGCAGCTGACCGCCCTCGCCGGGCTTGGCGCCCTGGGCCATCTTGATCTGGATCTGGTCAGCGCTGTTGAGGTACTCGGCCGTGACACCGAAACGGCCCGAGGCCACCTGCTTGATCTTGGAGCGCATGGAGTCGCCGGCCTGCAGCACGTAGTCGACTTCAAAGGTGTCCTTGCCCAGCAGGTCGGACATGGTCTGCCCCTGCTTGATCGGGATGCCCTTGAGCTCGTTGCGGTAACGCAGCGCGTCTTCACCGCCCTCGCCCGTGTTGCTCTTGCCGCCGATGCGGTTCATGGCCACGGCCAGCGTGGCGTGCGCCTCGGTGGAGATGGAGCCGAGCGACATGGCGCCGGTGGCGAAACGCTTGACGATCTCTTTCGCCGGTTCCACTTCGTCGATCGGGATGGCCTTGGCGGGATCGATCTTGAACTCGAACAGGCCGCGCAGGGTCATGTGGCGGCGGCTCTGGTCGTTGATGAGCTGCGCGTATTCCTTGTAGGTGTTCCAGTTGTTGGCGCGCGTGCTGTGCTGCAGCTTGGCGATGGCGTCGGGCGTCCACATGTGCTCTTCACCGCGGGCGCGCCAGGCGTATTCGCCGCCGGCGTCGAGCATGGTGGCGAGCACCGGGTCGTCGCCGAAGGCCGCCTTGTGCATGCGGATGCTTTCCTCGGCGATTTCGAACACGCCAATGCCGCCCACGCGGCTGGAGGTGCCAGTGAAGTACTTCTCCACGGTGGCGCTGTTCAGGCCGATGGCTTCGAACAGCTGCGCGCCGCAATAGGACATGTAGGTCGACACGCCCATCTTGGACATGATCTTGGACAGGCCCTTGCCGATGGCCTTGACGTACTGGTAGATCGCCTTCTCGGCGCTCAGGTCGCCCGGCAGGCCTTTGTGAATCGCGTTGAGCGTTTCCATGGCCAGGTAGGGGTGCACGGCCTCGGCGCCGTAGCCCGCGAGCACAGCGAAGTGGTGCACTTCGCGCGCAGTACCGGTTTCCACCACCAGGCCGGCCGTGGTGCGCAGACCTTCGCGCACCAGGTGCTGGTGGATGGCGGACAGAGCCAGCAACGCGGGAATGGCGATCTGCGTGGCGCTGATCGATCGGTCGCTGATGATCAGGATGTTCTTGCCACTCTTGATCGCGTCCACCGCGCCGGCGCACAACGAGGCCAGCTTGGCTTCAACACCTTCACGACCCCAGTCTGCGGGATAGGTGATGTCCAGCGTGTGGCTGCGGAACTTGCCCTGCGTGGCCGATTCGATGTCGCGCAGCTTGGCCATGTCGGCGAAGTCCAGCACGGGCTGGCTCACTTCCAGGCGCATCGGCGGGTTGACCTGGTTGATGTCGAGCAGGTTGGGCTTGGGGCCGATGAAAGACACCAGCGACATCACGATCGCTTCGCGGATCGGGTCGATCGGCGGGTTGGTCACTTGCGCGAACAACTGCTTGAAGTAGTTGTACAGCGGCTTGTTCTTGTCGGAGAGCACGGCCAGCGGGCTGTCGTTGCCCATGGACCCGATGCCCTCTTCGCCATTGGCGGCCATGGGGCTCATCAGGAACTTGATGTCTTCCTGCGTGTATCCAAACGCCTGCTGGCGGTCCAGCAACTCGGGGGCGACGTTTTCCATGCCGCCAGTCTGCGGCTCGGTGGCGCTGATGCGCTGCTCTTGCGCCGATTCACCGGCCACCGGGGTGTCCACATCGTCCAAGCGGATGCGCAGATTGTCGATCCACTGCTTGTAGGGTTTGTTGTTGGCGAGGTTGGCCTTGAGCTCCTCGTCGTCGATCATGCGGCCCTGCTCCAGGTCGATCAGGAACATCTTGCCGGGCTGCAGGCGCCACTTGCGCACGATCTTGTTTTCGGGCACGGGCAGCACGCCGGACTCGGAGCCCATGATCACGAAGTCGTCGTCGGTGATGCAGTAACGCGAAGGACGCAGGCCGTTGCGGTCGAGCGTGGCGCCGATCTGGC is a genomic window of Hydrogenophaga sp. RAC07 containing:
- the mlaD gene encoding outer membrane lipid asymmetry maintenance protein MlaD, whose protein sequence is MQTSKNDIWVGLFVLIGAVAILFLALQSANLLSLNFEKTYQVVGRFDNAGGVKPKAAVRSAGVVVGRVESITFDDTTFQAHITLALESRYKFPKDSSLKILTNGLLGEQYIGIEPGGDTENIAAGAVITQTQSAVILENLISQFLFNSAANSGDAKPAE
- a CDS encoding ABC transporter ATP-binding protein — translated: MPTDNAPPLVELRNLTFGYGERAILDNITLTVPRGKVTALMGASGGGKTTVLRLIGGQLRAQKGQTLFDGQDITVMRAEALYAARRRMGMLFQFGALFTDMSVFDNVAFPLHEHTKLPEALVRDIVLMKLNAVGLRGARDLMPSELSGGMARRVALARAIALDPELVMYDEPFAGLDPISLGTAARLIRQLNDAMGLTSIVVSHDLDETFHIADQVIVLANGKIAAQGTPEEVRHSEDPLVKQFVNALPDGPVRFHHPGPSLEDDFGNGHKEAA
- a CDS encoding STAS domain-containing protein, with translation MVADPVAFAAALPAEVTLADAGKTLVELQHALSQQVGPVVMLDAASLRVFDSSAVAVLLELRRQLRAQGKTLQVSNWPRRLESLMGLYGVSELLAP
- a CDS encoding glutamate synthase-related protein — translated: MTTAAEQQHLQQHGLYDPSNEHDACGVGFVAHIKGEKSHGIVQQGLKILENLDHRGAVGADKLMGDGAGLLIQLPDALYREEMAAQGVTLPPAGEYGVGMIFMPKEHASRLACEQEMERAIAAEGQVLLGWRNVPVNRDMPMSPTVREKEPIIRQVFIGRGNDVIVQDALERKLYVIRKTASGAIQRLKLTHSKEYYVVSMSSRTVVYKGLLLADQVGTYFRDLQDERCVSALGLVHQRFSTNTFPEWPLAHPYRYVAHNGEINTVKGNYNWMKAREGVMSSPVLGADLQKLYPISFASQSDTATFDNCLELLTMAGYPLAQAVMMMIPEPWEQHTTMDERRKAFYEYHAAMMEPWDGPASIVFTDGRQIGATLDRNGLRPSRYCITDDDFVIMGSESGVLPVPENKIVRKWRLQPGKMFLIDLEQGRMIDDEELKANLANNKPYKQWIDNLRIRLDDVDTPVAGESAQEQRISATEPQTGGMENVAPELLDRQQAFGYTQEDIKFLMSPMAANGEEGIGSMGNDSPLAVLSDKNKPLYNYFKQLFAQVTNPPIDPIREAIVMSLVSFIGPKPNLLDINQVNPPMRLEVSQPVLDFADMAKLRDIESATQGKFRSHTLDITYPADWGREGVEAKLASLCAGAVDAIKSGKNILIISDRSISATQIAIPALLALSAIHQHLVREGLRTTAGLVVETGTAREVHHFAVLAGYGAEAVHPYLAMETLNAIHKGLPGDLSAEKAIYQYVKAIGKGLSKIMSKMGVSTYMSYCGAQLFEAIGLNSATVEKYFTGTSSRVGGIGVFEIAEESIRMHKAAFGDDPVLATMLDAGGEYAWRARGEEHMWTPDAIAKLQHSTRANNWNTYKEYAQLINDQSRRHMTLRGLFEFKIDPAKAIPIDEVEPAKEIVKRFATGAMSLGSISTEAHATLAVAMNRIGGKSNTGEGGEDALRYRNELKGIPIKQGQTMSDLLGKDTFEVDYVLQAGDSMRSKIKQVASGRFGVTAEYLNSADQIQIKMAQGAKPGEGGQLPGGKVSDYIGKLRHSVPGVGLISPPPHHDIYSIEDLAQLIHDLKNVAPHSSISVKLVSEIGVGTIAAGVAKCKADHVVIAGHDGGTGASPWSSIKHAGSPWEIGLAETQQTLVLNRLRSRIRVQADGQMKTGRDVAIGALLGADEFGFATAPLVVEGCIMMRKCHLNTCPVGVATQDPALRKKFSGKPEHVVNYFFFIAEEVRQIMAQLGIRKFDDLIGRADLLDMKQGVEHWKARGLDFSRLLALPNVPADVPRLHTQEQEHGLDKALDNILIAKSRAAIDKGERVQFIEVARNVNRSVGAMLSGAVTKVHPEGLPDDSIRIQLEGTGGQSFGAFLAKGITLYLIGDANDYTGKGLSGGRVVVRPSIDFRGEAARNIIVGNTVMYGATTGEAFFSGVAGERFAVRLSGATAVVEGTGDHGCEYMTGGTVVVLGKTGRNFAAGMSGGVAYVYDEDGQFAKRCNTAMVSMEKVLSAKEQEATMDKAIWHRGQSDEAQLKKLLEEHNRWTGSKRARELLDTWAQSREKFVKVFPNEYKRALGEIHARKNAAEVTTKAQATAKKATVAAK
- a CDS encoding MlaC/ttg2D family ABC transporter substrate-binding protein, which encodes MKRRSWLSALVITAAGVMSLPALAQEEAPDALVKRISSDVLASVKADPAIQAGDVNRIVALVDSKILPSVNFTRMTSSAVGRFWRQATPEQQKQLQDEFKILLVRTYSGALGEVKDQTVTFKPMRSKPEDTEVVVRSEVRGKGDPIQLDYRMEKTATGWKIYDINVLGVWLVETYRTQFAQEINAKGIDGLIASLVQRNKSNVAKTS
- a CDS encoding glutamate synthase subunit beta, producing the protein MGKVTGFMEYERLEEGYKPVPERLKHYKEFVVALDDQQSKVQAARCMDCGTPFCNSGCPVNNIIPDFNDLVYQGDWKNAITVLHSTNNFPEFTGRICPAPCEAACTLNVNDDPVGIKSIEHAIIDRAWAEGWVQPQPPRHKTGKKVAVVGSGPAGMAAAQQLARAGHDVTLFEKNDRVGGLLRYGIPDFKMEKTHIDRRVAQMEAEGVVFRTGVMVGTLPKDTKVTNWAQETITPEQLQKDFDAVLLTGGSEQSRDLPVPGRDLDGVHFAMEFLPQQNKVNAGDKLKGQLRADGKHVIVIGGGDTGSDCVGTSTRHGAVSVTQFEVMPQPPEQEDKPLVWPYWPLKLRTSSSHDESAEKGILQREFAISTKAFKGEKGKVTGLTTVHVEMKDGKLVEIPGTEKEYKADLVLLAMGFVNPVASILDGFGVDKDARGNAKASTEFTGGYATNVPKVFAAGDMRRGQSLVVWAIREGRQAARSVDEFLMGFSDLPR
- the mlaE gene encoding lipid asymmetry maintenance ABC transporter permease subunit MlaE, producing the protein MTVAWIARLGFAVRHQITDIGTSTRLLARLLLLLGAALRRPALLRDQIHFLGNHSLALIGVSGLFVGFVLGLQGYYTLRIYGATEALGLLVTLSLVRELGPVITALLFAGRAGTSLTAEIGLMKAGEQLSAMEMMAVDPVRRVLAPRFWAGVIVMPLLAGIFSAVGVVGGWVVGVLMLGLDGGAFWSQMQGGVDVWADVGNGVIKSVVFGFAVTFVALLQGFSAHPTPEGVSRATTRTVVVASLAVLALDFILTATMFSI
- a CDS encoding MlaA family lipoprotein; translated protein: MKNKLKHTGRSPALLASALALAVLTGCATGPDANPQDPLEPFNRGVYRFNDAVDTAVLKPVATVYKDVTPSPVQTGVNNFFNNLGDLWSAANAGLQLRPREATENLMRFSVNSVFGLAGVLDIATEMGIPRTRLDFGQTLGRWGAPSGAYLVLPIFGPSSVRDGTGLVVDMSVDPVSGMNDVSARNSLTALRVVDTRAGLLRASSLLEEAALDKYSFTRDLYLNRRQSQIDDMIDKGIGLDDGE